The genomic window AACGGATTATGTCTAGGTTAGACGGATTATCTCCAGTAAACTTCCTAAATAAAGCTGAGAATATCTGCTAAGGAACCAACTCTAATATTTCTTGAATAATCAGATTCTTGATTTATTCCAAAAACTTTAAGATCAAAATTTTTAGCCAGCCCGATATCTACTTGAGAGTCTCCAACCATGAACGAATTCTCTAATTCAATTTCCGGATAATCTGTTAATGCTTGTTTAATCATTCCTGGGTTCGGTTTTTTACAGGTACAGTTATCCTCATTATTATGCGGACAGAAATAAGTATGTAGTATATTAATACCGTTTTTGTTCAATATAGATTCAAATTTATTAGCGAATAAATAATAATCATCATAAGATATAATCCCATCATTAATCAAATATTGATTAGTTACAATAATTATTTCATATCCTTTGTTTTTGATTTCTTTAAGACTATCTATACTTTGTTC from Culicoidibacter larvae includes these protein-coding regions:
- a CDS encoding D-glycero-alpha-D-manno-heptose-1,7-bisphosphate 7-phosphatase, which encodes MKVAFLDRDGTIINDYPDLEWANVKEPEFFEQSIDSLKEIKNKGYEIIIVTNQYLINDGIISYDDYYLFANKFESILNKNGINILHTYFCPHNNEDNCTCKKPNPGMIKQALTDYPEIELENSFMVGDSQVDIGLAKNFDLKVFGINQESDYSRNIRVGSLADILSFI